The DNA region ATGCTGGTGCAGCAGAAGCTTCACGACCGGCATAAGTTAATTGAGCACCTGCAGGAATATTAGCCCAGAAATGATGTTGACTACAGTACCATGCACCTTGGTTTTGCGGCTCTTCCTGACACCAAACAAAATCAGTAACATGTTGATATGTTGCTAATGCTGCACGCAGTTCCACATCAGGGAACGGATACAGCTGCTCAACACGTACAATGGCAACGTTGGTGACATTTTCTTTGCGACGTTTTTCGAGTAACTCGAAATAAACCTTACCGCTACAAAATACAACGCGGTCCACTTGGCTGGCATCTAAAGTATCAATCTCACCAATGATATTTTGGAAAGTCCCTTCAGCAAGCTCTTCTAGGCTAGACACAGCCAATGGATGACGAAGTAAAGACTTAGGCGACATGACCACTAATGGACGACGCATAGGGCGAACAACTTGACGGCGCAACATGTGATAAACCTGCGCCGGAGTTGATGGCACGCACACTTGCATGTTGTGGTTAGCACATAATTGCAAGAAGCGCTCTAAACGTGCACTTGAATGTTCAGGGCCTTGACCTTCATAACCATGAGGTAACAGCATAGTCAAACCGCATAAACGGCCCCACTTTTGCTCACCAGATGATAAGAACTGGTCAATCACTACTTGAGCACAGTTAACAAAGTCACCAAACTGCGCTTCCCAAATGGTTAATCCACCCGGTTCTGCAGTTGCGTAACCGTATTCAAACGCTAATACAGAGGCTTCTGATAATACTGAGTCAATAATATCAATTGGCCCTTGTTCATCTGCCACATTACGCAAAGGTAAATAGGTAGTACCGTCATTTTGGTTATGCAACACAGCATGACGATGGAAGAATGTGCCGCGACCAGAGTCTTGACCAGTAATACGTACGCGTTTTTGGTCTTCAAGGATAGAAGCATAAGCCAAGGTTTCAGCAAAACCCCAGTCTAATAATTTCTCTCCTGCCGCCATAGAGGCGCGATCAGCACAAATTTTAGCAACACGTGACTGTAATGTGTGGCTTTCAGGAATATCAACCAACTTATTGGCTAAATTCTGTAAGCGCTCCATAGACATTGAACCAGCGTATTCTTCATCCCATTCGCGATTAAGATACGGTGTCCAGTCAACGGTGTGCAACGTCATAGGACGCCATTCTTTCACCACACAATCACCAGCATCTAATGCATCACGATAATGATTAATCAAACCAGTCACTTCATCGGCTGGAATACTATTTTCAGCGATTAATTTATCGGCATAGATTTTACGTGGCGTAGGGTGTTTTTTGATTTTAGCGTACATTAGCGGCTGTGTAGCGCTAGGTTCATCAGCTTCATTATGACCATGACGGCGATAACACACTAAATCAACGACCACATCACGATTAAACTCATTCCGGTAATCCACGGCAAGTTGAGATATAAACGCAACTGCTTCCGGATCGTCAGCATTGACGTGGAAAATCGGCGCCTGAACCATCTTAGCAATGTCAGTACAGTATTCAGTTGAACGTGTATCAGCATGATTAGATGTGGTAAAACCGACTTGGTTGTTGATAACAATTCGAATGCTACCGCCCACACTAAAACCACGTGTTTGAGACATGTTAAATGTCTCTTGCACAATACCTTGCCCGGTAATAGCAGAGTCACCATGAATGGTAATAGGCATTACCTGAAGACCATCTTTACAACCACGACGGTCTTGACGCGCACGCACAGAGCCAATGACCACAGGATTAACAATTTCTAAGTGAGATGGGTTAAAGGCTAAGGCTAAATGAACATTGCCGCCTGGTGTTTCAAAATCAGATGAGAAACCTTGATGATATTTAACGTCACCAGAACCATGGATGTCGGCGTGTTTACCCGCAAACTCATCAAACAGTTCAGCAGGACGTTTACCTAGCACGTTAATAAGTAAGTTTAAACGACCACGGTGAGCCATACCTACAACGATTTCTTTAGTACCTGCTTCGCCAGCACGATAAATGATTTCGCGCATCATAGGAACAAGCGCATCACCACCTTCTAATGAAAAACGTTTAGCTCCAGGGAATTTAGCACCTAGGTATTTTTCGATACCTTCTGCCGCATTTAACCCTTCAAGAATTCGCTTTTTAACGTTTTTATCATAATTGGCTTTACCTAATGTCGGCTCAAGACGTTGCTGGATCCAACGTTTTTCATCGGTATCAGTGATATGCATGTATTCAGCACCAATTGAGCCACAATAAGTGCTCTTTAATGCATGAATAATATCAGCCAACTTCATGGTCTCTCCGCCCAAGGCGAATGAACCAGTATTAAACTGACGCTGCATGTCTTCAGCGGTTAAGCCGTGATAAGCAGGGTCGAGCTCCTGAACAACTTCACGTTTCCACAATCCTAATGGATCTAAATTGGCATTTTGATGGCCACGAAAACGATGGGCATTGATCAATTGCAGGACTTTAACTTGTTTCGCATCTAGCTCTGGATCGCTGACGCTGTTAGCGTTTTTTAAGCGACCTTCTAGGGCTAAGCTACGGAAATAGTCACGAACTTTAGAGTGGGCAGTTTCGGGTACATCTACTGAAGTACCATTAACCGGAGGGAGATTATCAAAAACGACCTGCCAATCAGCAGACACTGACTGTGGATCTTCTTGATAGGCTTCATACATCTCTTCTACGTAGGTCGAGTTCGAACCACTTAAATATGACGACTCGAGCCAGGCTTTCATGATGCCTTGGTGCATTGTTATTCCTTTCAAACTTGATACACGTACTAGCCATAAACATAACAGTGAGTAACTTAAGTTACATCACACGTAGACTGACATTATCTTAACAAGATAATGTCAGGAGGTATTGCATAAATACACAAAAGAGCCATCTCCATAATGAAGATGACTCTCAACAGAGCTAATAAGTCAGACTATTTTGCTCTTCTTTATGCATTATACGGCTCGCTTAAGTAACATTGACTTGATATGACCAATCGCTTTAGTTGGGTTTAATCCTTTAGGACAAACATCAACACAGTTCATAATGCCATGACAACGGAACACACTGTAAGCATCATCTAGTTCAGATAAACGCTCCTCAGTTGCCGTATCGCGGCTGTCAATCAAGAAACGATAAGCATGTAATAAACCAGCTGGACCGATAAACTTATCCGGATTCCACCAGAAAGATGGACAAGCGGTAGAACAACATGCACACAAAATACATTCATATAAACCATCTAAATGAGCACGCTCTTCAGGTGATTGTAAATGTTCGCGAACAGGCGCCTTTTCATCATTGATCAGATAAGGCTTAATTTTTTCGTATTGCTTGTAGAACTGAGTGAGGTCAACGACCAAATCACGAACTACTGGCATTCCTGGTAAAGGACGGATTTCAATTTTCTTCCCTTTAAAGGTCGATAATGGCGTGATACACGCTAATCCATTTTTACCATTCATGTTAACACCGTCAGAACCACACACACCTTCACGGCATGAACGACGGAACGCAAGCGTTGGGTCTTGTTCTTTCAGTTTAATTAACGCATCCAGCACCATCATGTCAGAGCCATCAGGCACTTCCAGGGTGAAATCCTTCATGTAAGGCTTGGTATCTACATCAGGATTGTAACGATACAATGCAAATGTTAATTTCATCTTTGCAACTCCTGCCTAGTAGGTCCGTTTTATCGGTGGAAACGCTTCACGTAATTTAGGTGACATGTTGACATCGCGTTTGCTCATCGCTTTAGTCACTGGATTAAACAAGCTATGACATAACCAATTTTCATCATCACGTTCTAAATAATCTTCACGAGAATGCGCACCACGGCTTTCTGTACGGAAGTTAGCGGCATAAGCTGTTGCGAGCGCAGTTGCCATTAAGTTATCTAATTCTAAACACTCAATACGTTGAGTATTAAATTCGGTAGAATTATCAGATAACTTAGCATTTTCAAGGCGTTTTTGAATCGCTTGAAGCTGTTCTAAACCTTCTGCCATGGCTTCGCCACTACGGAAAACAGAGAAATTTAACTGCATACACAATTGAAGATCTTTACGGATAACCGTAGGGTCTTCACCGTCTTTGTTGCTTTCCCAACGATTAAGACGAGCAAGTGAAGCACTAATGTCTTCGTCTGATGCTGCTTTTGGATCAGGTGTTGCATCTAACGCTTTACCTAAATGCTGACCTGCAGCACGTCCAAATACCACTAAATCAAGCAGTGAGTTACCACCTAAACGGTTCGCTCCATGTACGGATACACAAGCAATCTCACCGACAGCAAACAAACCTAATACATCTTCTTCAGTGCCATCATCATTCTTACGAATAACTTGACCACTCACTTTAGTCGGTAATCCGCCCATCATATAGTGACACGTTGGTAATACAGGGATTGGACCATCGGCTGGATCGATATGAGCAAAGGTACGTGACAATTCACAAACACCAGGAAGACGAGCTTCTAGGGTCTCTTTGCCTAAATGATCAAGCTTCAGCAACAAATACGGACCTAATGGACCGTCTAAACCACGACCTTCACGAATTTCAGTCATCATTGAACGTGCAACCACGTCACGTGATGCTAAATCTTTCGCGTTTGGTGCATAACGTTCCATGAAACGCTCGCCGTCTTTGTTTAGAAGATATCCACCTTCACCACGACAACCTTCAGTAACCAAAACACCTGCGCCAGCAATACCCGTAGGGTGGAACTGCCACATTTCCATATCTTGTAACTGAACACCAGCACGTGCCGCCATACCCACACCGTCACCAGTATTGATATGAGCGTTAGTGGTAGAAGCATAAATACGCCCTGCTCCACCTGTTGCTAGAATTGTTGCTTTGGCTTTGAAATAAACAATATCGCCTGTTTCAATTTCAATTGCAGTACAACCAACAACCACGCCATCATCGTTTTTAACCAAATCTAAGGCATACCACTCAGAATAAACGTCAGTTTTATGTTTAACGTTTTGTTGATATAAACAATGAAGCAGTGCATGTCCTGTACGGTCAGCTGCTGCTGCAGTACGTGCTGCTTGCTCGCCACCAAAGTTTCTTGATTGGCCACCAAAAGGACGTTGATAGATAGTGCCGTCTTCGAAACGAGAAAAAGGTAATCCCATTTGCTCAAGTTCGATAATGGCTTCAGGACCGGTTTGACACATAAACTCAATGGCTTCTTGGTCACCGATAAAATCGGAACCTTTAACCGTATCGTACATATGTTGTTCCCAATGATCTTCGTGCGCGTTACCTAATGCTACGGTGATACCACCTTGAGCAGAAACGGTATGTGAACGAGTTGGAAACACTTTAGATAAAAGCGCACAGCTCTTACCTTCTTTAGAAATCTGTAATGCTGCTCGCATACCCGCACCGCCGGCGCCGATTACGATTGCATCAAATTCGCGTACTGGAATACTCACTTAAACACCCCACATTATTACAATGCCTGATGCAGCATAACTTAATGCGATCAAAACAAAGGTAAACTGTAAAACCCCGCGTAATGCAGTATTTTTGACATAATCAGTCAATACTTGCCATACACCAATCCATGCATGAATAAGTAAAGCAAGCAAGGTTATTAGGGTAAAGACTTTCATCGGAAGTGAGCTATACAAACCACTCCAAATTTCAAAAGTTAATGGGGCACTACACGCGATAAAGCCAACTATGAAAATAGTATAACAAGCGAGAATCACTGCACTTGCGCGTAATAGAATATAGTCATGAACACCACTGCGTCCAAAACTTGATGCATTTATTACCATACCCAAATCCCCGCTATGATTGAAAAGGCCGCTGCTATAGCAAAAGTAGCCTTAGCTGATGCAGTACCTGAAGCTAACTCTTCCCAACGACCAGTATCCATTACCAAATGGCGTATGCCACCTAATAAGTGATAACCCAACGCAGTTAGAATTCCCCAAA from Shewanella polaris includes:
- the sucA gene encoding 2-oxoglutarate dehydrogenase E1 component; protein product: MHQGIMKAWLESSYLSGSNSTYVEEMYEAYQEDPQSVSADWQVVFDNLPPVNGTSVDVPETAHSKVRDYFRSLALEGRLKNANSVSDPELDAKQVKVLQLINAHRFRGHQNANLDPLGLWKREVVQELDPAYHGLTAEDMQRQFNTGSFALGGETMKLADIIHALKSTYCGSIGAEYMHITDTDEKRWIQQRLEPTLGKANYDKNVKKRILEGLNAAEGIEKYLGAKFPGAKRFSLEGGDALVPMMREIIYRAGEAGTKEIVVGMAHRGRLNLLINVLGKRPAELFDEFAGKHADIHGSGDVKYHQGFSSDFETPGGNVHLALAFNPSHLEIVNPVVIGSVRARQDRRGCKDGLQVMPITIHGDSAITGQGIVQETFNMSQTRGFSVGGSIRIVINNQVGFTTSNHADTRSTEYCTDIAKMVQAPIFHVNADDPEAVAFISQLAVDYRNEFNRDVVVDLVCYRRHGHNEADEPSATQPLMYAKIKKHPTPRKIYADKLIAENSIPADEVTGLINHYRDALDAGDCVVKEWRPMTLHTVDWTPYLNREWDEEYAGSMSMERLQNLANKLVDIPESHTLQSRVAKICADRASMAAGEKLLDWGFAETLAYASILEDQKRVRITGQDSGRGTFFHRHAVLHNQNDGTTYLPLRNVADEQGPIDIIDSVLSEASVLAFEYGYATAEPGGLTIWEAQFGDFVNCAQVVIDQFLSSGEQKWGRLCGLTMLLPHGYEGQGPEHSSARLERFLQLCANHNMQVCVPSTPAQVYHMLRRQVVRPMRRPLVVMSPKSLLRHPLAVSSLEELAEGTFQNIIGEIDTLDASQVDRVVFCSGKVYFELLEKRRKENVTNVAIVRVEQLYPFPDVELRAALATYQHVTDFVWCQEEPQNQGAWYCSQHHFWANIPAGAQLTYAGREASAAPACGYPGLHVQQQESLVNSALKLS
- the sdhD gene encoding succinate dehydrogenase, hydrophobic membrane anchor protein, which produces MVINASSFGRSGVHDYILLRASAVILACYTIFIVGFIACSAPLTFEIWSGLYSSLPMKVFTLITLLALLIHAWIGVWQVLTDYVKNTALRGVLQFTFVLIALSYAASGIVIMWGV
- a CDS encoding succinate dehydrogenase iron-sulfur subunit, which produces MKLTFALYRYNPDVDTKPYMKDFTLEVPDGSDMMVLDALIKLKEQDPTLAFRRSCREGVCGSDGVNMNGKNGLACITPLSTFKGKKIEIRPLPGMPVVRDLVVDLTQFYKQYEKIKPYLINDEKAPVREHLQSPEERAHLDGLYECILCACCSTACPSFWWNPDKFIGPAGLLHAYRFLIDSRDTATEERLSELDDAYSVFRCHGIMNCVDVCPKGLNPTKAIGHIKSMLLKRAV
- the sdhA gene encoding succinate dehydrogenase flavoprotein subunit → MSIPVREFDAIVIGAGGAGMRAALQISKEGKSCALLSKVFPTRSHTVSAQGGITVALGNAHEDHWEQHMYDTVKGSDFIGDQEAIEFMCQTGPEAIIELEQMGLPFSRFEDGTIYQRPFGGQSRNFGGEQAARTAAAADRTGHALLHCLYQQNVKHKTDVYSEWYALDLVKNDDGVVVGCTAIEIETGDIVYFKAKATILATGGAGRIYASTTNAHINTGDGVGMAARAGVQLQDMEMWQFHPTGIAGAGVLVTEGCRGEGGYLLNKDGERFMERYAPNAKDLASRDVVARSMMTEIREGRGLDGPLGPYLLLKLDHLGKETLEARLPGVCELSRTFAHIDPADGPIPVLPTCHYMMGGLPTKVSGQVIRKNDDGTEEDVLGLFAVGEIACVSVHGANRLGGNSLLDLVVFGRAAGQHLGKALDATPDPKAASDEDISASLARLNRWESNKDGEDPTVIRKDLQLCMQLNFSVFRSGEAMAEGLEQLQAIQKRLENAKLSDNSTEFNTQRIECLELDNLMATALATAYAANFRTESRGAHSREDYLERDDENWLCHSLFNPVTKAMSKRDVNMSPKLREAFPPIKRTY